One window of the Candidatus Margulisiibacteriota bacterium genome contains the following:
- a CDS encoding YraN family protein, producing MESYRQGLAGEEIAERYLSQQGYEIVERNFRSQQGEIDLIAREGDDLVFVEVKNYSARSYGAPLSAVNRNKRRSIIHAARTFIYRKRIVGTNCRFDVITIYRQPDGSRAIELYKNAFAIN from the coding sequence ATGGAAAGTTATCGGCAGGGGTTAGCGGGAGAAGAGATAGCGGAACGCTATTTAAGCCAGCAAGGTTATGAGATCGTTGAAAGGAACTTCCGTTCCCAGCAAGGTGAGATCGACCTCATTGCCCGCGAAGGTGACGACCTCGTTTTTGTTGAAGTCAAAAACTATTCCGCCCGCAGTTATGGGGCCCCGCTTAGCGCGGTCAACCGGAACAAGCGCCGCAGCATCATCCACGCCGCTCGCACCTTCATATATAGAAAGCGCATTGTCGGCACGAATTGCCGCTTTGACGTGATCACGATCTACCGCCAGCCGGACGGCTCTAGGGCGATCGAGTTGTACAAAAATGCCTTTGCCATTAATTAA